The following coding sequences lie in one Streptomyces venezuelae genomic window:
- a CDS encoding LysR family transcriptional regulator, with product MSSAPLDLRLLSSFLAVVEEGHFGRAAARLFLSPPAVTQHVRRLETELGTLLVDRRTNPVSPTPAGVRLAGHARVLLAASNAALDDMAEAVRPGAGTAGRPLRVGIMGHGSAELTPAAINAYRRARPEVRVEISQLDFTEHVTALTEDRVDVAFVRPGPDDERVVADVLTTEQRIVVVPERSPLAAAGQTGATLADVAALPFFRVPGHTPRPFTDYLYFGEEGRRRSTDYAVTPQEVLTGVITGRAAGSGLRSFARYYAWPGATFVPIIDAPWESSYLAVRADEDNPEVHIFRALAVALARELGAAISGDTRPL from the coding sequence ATGTCCTCCGCACCGCTCGATCTGCGACTTCTGTCGTCGTTCCTCGCGGTGGTGGAGGAGGGTCACTTCGGGAGGGCGGCGGCCCGTCTCTTCCTCTCCCCGCCCGCCGTGACGCAGCATGTCCGCCGCCTGGAGACGGAGCTGGGCACCCTTCTGGTCGACCGGCGCACGAATCCGGTGTCGCCCACCCCGGCGGGCGTGCGTCTGGCGGGGCACGCGCGGGTCCTGCTCGCCGCTTCGAACGCCGCGCTGGACGACATGGCGGAGGCGGTGCGGCCCGGCGCGGGCACGGCGGGGCGGCCGCTGCGGGTCGGCATCATGGGGCACGGCTCGGCGGAGCTGACCCCGGCGGCGATCAACGCGTACCGGCGGGCCCGCCCCGAAGTCCGGGTCGAGATAAGCCAGTTGGACTTCACCGAGCACGTGACGGCGCTGACGGAGGACCGCGTGGACGTGGCGTTCGTCCGTCCGGGCCCGGACGACGAGCGGGTGGTGGCCGACGTCCTGACGACCGAGCAGCGCATCGTGGTCGTCCCGGAGCGCTCCCCGCTCGCGGCGGCCGGGCAGACCGGCGCGACGCTCGCGGACGTCGCCGCCCTCCCGTTCTTCCGCGTCCCCGGCCACACCCCGCGCCCCTTCACGGACTACCTGTACTTCGGCGAGGAGGGCCGGCGCCGCAGCACGGACTACGCGGTGACGCCGCAGGAAGTGCTGACCGGTGTGATCACGGGCCGCGCGGCGGGGTCGGGCCTGAGGTCCTTCGCGCGCTACTACGCCTGGCCGGGCGCCACGTTCGTACCGATCATCGACGCGCCGTGGGAGAGCAGCTACCTCGCGGTGCGCGCGGACGAGGACAACCCCGAGGTGCACATCTTCCGCGCGCTCGCGGTGGCGCTCGCGCGCGAGCTGGGGGCCGCCATCAGCGGCGACACGCGGCCGCTGTAG
- a CDS encoding helix-turn-helix domain-containing protein — protein MANGSRQAAWEFFGAELKRRREDAGLSQSALGIRVFVSGGYIGQFEQAIRKPQLDVAQRIDEVLQTDGFFERLWRKLIKDQPFSEYFAHAAELERLATKICEFEPALIPGLLQTPEYARGLFAASNPFATDEYIEDLLRIRMDRAAILRDATRPVYWVIVHETAVLIPVGGSATMADQLAYLSTMAREHRVVLQVIPFAAGAHPRMGKMMKLMEFEDAPPTVYTEGVHSSSLLDEPTVVKRVQASYDLLRAVALSPGASLDLIDSAAEDFRQCASTT, from the coding sequence ATGGCCAATGGTTCGAGGCAGGCGGCGTGGGAGTTCTTCGGCGCGGAGCTGAAACGGAGACGTGAGGACGCGGGGCTCAGCCAGTCGGCGCTGGGGATCCGCGTATTCGTTTCCGGGGGCTACATCGGCCAGTTCGAGCAGGCGATTCGAAAACCTCAGCTGGATGTGGCGCAACGTATTGATGAGGTGCTACAAACCGATGGCTTTTTCGAACGGTTGTGGCGAAAGCTGATCAAGGACCAGCCCTTTTCCGAGTACTTTGCGCATGCGGCGGAGTTGGAACGGCTGGCGACGAAGATCTGCGAGTTCGAACCGGCGCTGATCCCCGGCTTGCTGCAGACCCCGGAGTACGCCCGAGGGCTCTTCGCCGCGAGCAACCCGTTCGCGACGGACGAGTACATCGAGGACCTGCTCAGGATCCGCATGGACCGCGCGGCCATCCTCAGGGACGCCACGCGCCCGGTGTACTGGGTGATCGTGCACGAGACCGCAGTACTCATCCCCGTCGGCGGCTCCGCCACCATGGCCGACCAGCTCGCCTACCTCAGCACCATGGCACGCGAGCACAGAGTGGTGCTGCAGGTGATTCCGTTCGCGGCCGGGGCCCACCCGAGGATGGGCAAGATGATGAAGCTCATGGAGTTCGAGGACGCGCCGCCAACTGTCTATACAGAAGGCGTGCATTCATCCAGCCTGCTCGATGAACCGACAGTGGTGAAGCGAGTACAGGCGTCCTACGATCTGCTCAGGGCCGTCGCGCTGTCACCGGGGGCGTCCCTGGACCTGATCGACTCTGCGGCGGAGGACTTCCGACAATGCGCAAGTACGACCTGA
- a CDS encoding PH domain-containing protein: protein MVLDQGNRKQELRLRPPRNPLDRRAVAWWRTQLLLTVATPVAVLGLLGALIAPARFWLLLPAAVIAVPGLLVGVLLPLWWYKVHRWEVTDDAVYVRTGFFWMEGRIAPMSRLQTVDTMRGPVQRIFGLTTVTVTTASARGALKVKGLDHATAAELAERLALVTQATPGDAT from the coding sequence ATGGTTCTTGACCAAGGCAACCGGAAGCAGGAGCTGCGGCTGCGTCCGCCGCGCAACCCCCTGGACCGCCGCGCCGTCGCCTGGTGGCGTACGCAGCTGCTGCTCACGGTGGCCACGCCCGTGGCCGTCCTCGGTCTGCTCGGCGCGCTCATCGCGCCGGCCCGCTTCTGGCTGCTGCTGCCCGCCGCGGTCATCGCGGTGCCGGGGCTGCTCGTCGGCGTGCTGCTGCCGCTGTGGTGGTACAAGGTGCACCGCTGGGAGGTCACCGACGACGCCGTGTACGTGCGGACCGGGTTCTTCTGGATGGAGGGGCGGATCGCGCCGATGTCGCGGCTGCAGACCGTCGACACGATGCGCGGGCCCGTCCAGCGGATCTTCGGGCTGACCACGGTGACCGTGACGACGGCGTCCGCGCGGGGCGCGCTGAAGGTCAAGGGGCTCGACCACGCGACGGCCGCCGAACTCGCCGAGCGGCTGGCGCTCGTCACCCAGGCGACGCCGGGGGACGCGACGTGA
- a CDS encoding ABC transporter permease, whose translation MTAVLRILARRVALLVPLLLGIVLFVFLVMRFSDVDPASAFFQGANPTPEQLHRFREENGLLDPLPVRYLAFVGDLVQGDLGISVLNRSPVVDQIATALPLTMQLTFLGLGIAVVLSLSLGITAAIYRDRLPDQLIRVVSLTGVAAPGFWLALLMIQYLAVDLGWFPTGGYINPADSFTGWLKTMTLPALALSLPVAAGLTRIIRTAVVEELDKDYVRTAIGNGLPPVVVVGRNVLRNALINPLTVLGLRVGYLLGGAVVIETIFSLPGMGKLMIDAVKNGDPAVVQGVVITTAVGFVVVNLVIDVLYLLVNPRLRGTS comes from the coding sequence GTGACAGCTGTCCTCAGAATCCTGGCCCGCCGCGTCGCCCTGCTCGTGCCGCTGCTGCTCGGCATCGTGCTCTTCGTCTTCCTCGTGATGCGCTTCTCCGACGTCGACCCGGCGTCCGCGTTCTTCCAGGGCGCCAACCCGACCCCCGAGCAGCTCCATCGGTTCCGGGAGGAGAACGGGCTCCTCGACCCGCTGCCCGTCCGCTACCTCGCATTCGTCGGCGACCTGGTCCAGGGCGACCTGGGCATCAGCGTCCTCAACCGCTCCCCCGTCGTCGACCAGATCGCCACCGCCCTGCCGCTCACCATGCAGCTCACGTTCCTGGGCCTCGGCATCGCCGTGGTCCTCTCCCTCTCCCTCGGCATCACGGCCGCCATCTACCGCGACCGGCTGCCGGACCAACTGATCCGCGTCGTCTCCCTGACCGGCGTCGCCGCGCCCGGCTTCTGGCTGGCGCTGCTGATGATCCAGTACCTGGCCGTCGACCTCGGCTGGTTCCCGACCGGCGGTTACATCAACCCCGCCGACTCCTTCACCGGCTGGCTCAAGACCATGACGCTGCCCGCCCTCGCGCTCTCGCTGCCCGTCGCCGCGGGCCTCACCCGCATCATCCGCACCGCCGTGGTCGAGGAGCTCGACAAGGACTACGTCCGCACAGCCATCGGCAACGGCCTGCCCCCGGTGGTCGTCGTCGGCCGCAACGTCCTGCGCAACGCCCTCATCAACCCGCTCACCGTGCTCGGCCTGCGCGTCGGCTACCTGCTCGGCGGCGCGGTCGTCATCGAGACGATCTTCTCGCTGCCCGGCATGGGGAAGCTGATGATCGACGCCGTGAAGAACGGCGACCCAGCCGTCGTGCAGGGCGTCGTCATCACCACCGCCGTCGGCTTCGTGGTCGTCAACCTCGTCATCGACGTCCTCTACCTGCTGGTCAACCCACGCCTGAGGGGGACGAGTTGA
- a CDS encoding ABC transporter substrate-binding protein translates to MRRAVLPGRRSFLKYTGALGAAAAVTASLSACSSGPESTNETGGGGQGGSATLTAVIGYGNDGSWDPTQTASAFAMAGNEHIYEGLLGTDPISREPYAALATELPNDPKATTWKFTLRPGAKWHDGKPVTADDVVFVFERILDPKTQTLAKGFFAGWLKEVRKVDATSVALILKFPFPDGVARLSLAKIMPKHVFSEPGAWDDATKGKAVGSGPYKMASHHPKSNTTFEAFGDYNGPRKAAFKKMNWLTIVDAAPRVAKISGSSAEAEISDNIPYANIGQLKKGGMTVEGGAGMNNLFLLFNTAHEPFDDVRVRQALHYAIDRDKMIQAALKGHGRAATSFLNESNPTYRPAKTVYGYDLEKAKKLLKAAGVDKLSVNLMAVNVSWIVDCLPTIQDGWEKLGVDVTLDPQETTAVFTKLDQKKDFQVVAAASNPNQFGLDADLIMHYNYGPENIWMGYARWADNAVAKKLFRDMDQATREPEASKKRAMIQDYIDTVAQQAVLYPVVHNELMTAWDPKRITGVKAQPYPGINLLQAKWV, encoded by the coding sequence ATGCGCCGTGCCGTCCTGCCGGGACGCCGGTCCTTCCTCAAGTACACGGGTGCGCTGGGCGCCGCCGCCGCTGTCACCGCCTCGCTGTCCGCCTGCTCGTCGGGGCCCGAGTCCACCAACGAGACCGGGGGCGGCGGGCAGGGCGGGAGCGCGACGCTCACCGCCGTCATCGGGTACGGGAACGACGGGAGCTGGGATCCGACCCAGACCGCGTCCGCCTTCGCGATGGCCGGGAACGAGCACATCTACGAGGGGCTCCTCGGGACCGATCCGATCAGCCGTGAGCCGTACGCCGCGCTCGCCACCGAGCTCCCGAACGACCCGAAGGCGACGACGTGGAAGTTCACGCTGCGCCCGGGGGCGAAGTGGCACGACGGCAAGCCCGTCACCGCCGACGACGTCGTGTTCGTCTTCGAACGGATCCTCGACCCCAAGACCCAGACCCTCGCCAAGGGGTTCTTCGCCGGGTGGCTCAAGGAGGTCAGGAAGGTCGACGCCACCTCCGTCGCGCTGATCCTGAAGTTCCCGTTCCCCGACGGCGTCGCCCGGCTCTCCCTCGCCAAGATCATGCCGAAGCACGTCTTCTCGGAGCCGGGCGCCTGGGACGACGCGACCAAGGGGAAGGCCGTCGGCTCCGGGCCGTACAAGATGGCCTCGCACCACCCGAAGTCGAACACGACCTTCGAGGCCTTCGGCGACTACAACGGACCCCGCAAGGCCGCGTTCAAGAAGATGAACTGGCTGACCATCGTGGACGCCGCGCCCCGCGTCGCGAAGATCTCCGGCTCCAGCGCCGAGGCGGAGATCTCCGACAACATCCCGTACGCCAACATCGGGCAGCTGAAGAAGGGCGGGATGACCGTCGAGGGCGGGGCCGGGATGAACAATCTGTTCCTCCTGTTCAACACCGCGCACGAACCCTTCGACGACGTCCGCGTACGGCAGGCCCTGCACTACGCCATAGACCGCGACAAGATGATCCAGGCCGCCCTCAAGGGGCACGGCAGAGCGGCGACCTCGTTCCTCAACGAGTCCAACCCCACTTACCGGCCGGCCAAAACCGTGTACGGGTACGACCTGGAGAAGGCCAAGAAGCTGCTCAAGGCGGCCGGTGTCGACAAGCTCAGCGTCAACCTCATGGCCGTCAACGTGAGCTGGATCGTCGACTGCCTGCCCACCATCCAGGACGGCTGGGAGAAGCTCGGCGTCGACGTCACCCTCGACCCGCAGGAAACCACCGCCGTCTTCACGAAACTCGACCAGAAGAAGGACTTCCAGGTCGTCGCGGCGGCCTCCAACCCCAACCAGTTCGGGCTCGACGCCGACCTGATCATGCACTACAACTACGGCCCCGAGAACATCTGGATGGGCTACGCGCGCTGGGCCGACAACGCTGTCGCGAAGAAGCTCTTCAGGGACATGGACCAGGCCACCCGCGAACCCGAGGCGTCGAAGAAGCGGGCGATGATCCAGGACTACATCGACACCGTCGCCCAGCAGGCCGTGCTCTATCCGGTCGTGCACAACGAGCTCATGACGGCGTGGGACCCGAAGAGGATCACCGGCGTCAAGGCCCAGCCCTATCCGGGGATCAACCTGCTGCAGGCCAAGTGGGTATGA
- a CDS encoding isocitrate lyase/phosphoenolpyruvate mutase family protein, with the protein MTKHAYDEFRALHRAGAPLLLPNAWDHASAAALAAAGFRAVGTTSLGVAAAAGLPDGTGATRAETVRLARGLTRLDALISVDVEGGFSDEPEDVAALAAELAEAGAVGINIEDGRADGTLRDAGHQAEILTAVRETVGGRVFINARTDTYWLRGAGRSGETGERLEAYRGAGADGVFVPGLRDLRTIADLTSALGDTPLNILHAPDGPSMQELSKAGVARVSCGSLLFRAALGAAVTAVRSVADGLPQAEGIPSYAETQTLADGFA; encoded by the coding sequence ATGACGAAGCATGCGTACGACGAATTCCGCGCCCTGCACCGCGCCGGTGCGCCCCTCCTCCTGCCGAACGCCTGGGACCACGCGTCCGCCGCGGCACTGGCCGCCGCCGGATTCCGCGCGGTCGGGACGACCAGCCTGGGCGTGGCGGCCGCGGCGGGCCTGCCCGACGGTACGGGGGCGACCCGGGCGGAGACGGTGCGGCTGGCCCGGGGCCTGACCCGCCTGGACGCGCTGATCAGCGTCGACGTCGAGGGCGGCTTCAGCGACGAGCCGGAGGACGTGGCGGCGCTGGCGGCGGAACTGGCGGAGGCGGGCGCCGTCGGCATCAACATCGAGGACGGCCGCGCGGACGGCACGCTGCGGGATGCCGGGCATCAGGCCGAGATCCTGACGGCGGTGCGGGAGACGGTGGGGGGCCGCGTGTTCATCAACGCCCGCACGGACACGTACTGGTTGCGGGGCGCGGGGAGGTCCGGCGAGACGGGGGAGCGGCTGGAGGCGTACCGGGGGGCGGGTGCGGACGGGGTGTTCGTGCCGGGCCTGCGCGACCTGCGGACGATCGCCGACCTGACCTCGGCGTTGGGCGACACCCCGCTCAACATCCTCCACGCCCCGGACGGCCCGTCGATGCAGGAGCTGTCCAAGGCGGGAGTGGCCCGGGTCAGCTGCGGCTCGCTCCTGTTCCGGGCGGCGCTGGGGGCGGCGGTGACGGCGGTACGTTCCGTGGCCGACGGCCTGCCGCAGGCGGAGGGCATTCCTTCGTACGCGGAGACGCAGACGCTGGCGGACGGGTTCGCTTAG
- a CDS encoding PH domain-containing protein has protein sequence MSGLAATKTAAGTEAEEDAGWRRLDRRSLLVTVQMTGGVVTAVGVPITLSFQGWVAMGPVIAWAVALSLLLVGSGVGIDALRLRHSRYRVGPERAELRSGILFVKHRSLSRERIRSVDLVAHPLLRLLGLVEVRIGTGEQSAGQEATLELRPVRRAEGERLRRELLSRAAPDGASDVEGTIASLDPRWIRYAPLSFVTSALAAAAGGAVMQVSEWFGVQEDVIEWVGDVFRGMSVTGMVLALIAIGLAAGSVGALGLWIEMWWNYRLEREPGGTLRVRRGLLTTRSISLEEARLRGVDVVEPLGLRLSGAARVDAVATGLSRRDEEDQAGPSTLLPAAPRRLADEVAAQVLREPVTPTAAPLAPHPRAARARRIRWAVSAALAPALVLLLLGALLDVRVLMYLGVGTAVVLVPVAVALACDAYRSLGHALDADYLVVRSGTLRRSTVALRRGGVIGWTVKQSVLQRRAGLVTLSATTAAGAQAYAAYDVGEAEGLAFAERAVPGLLAPFLESRKP, from the coding sequence GTGAGCGGGCTCGCGGCCACGAAAACGGCGGCGGGCACGGAGGCCGAGGAGGACGCGGGCTGGCGGCGGCTCGACCGGCGTTCGCTGCTCGTCACCGTCCAGATGACGGGCGGCGTCGTGACCGCCGTCGGCGTGCCGATCACCCTCAGCTTCCAGGGGTGGGTCGCCATGGGGCCCGTGATCGCCTGGGCGGTGGCGCTCAGCCTGCTCCTGGTCGGGAGCGGCGTCGGCATCGACGCGCTGCGGCTGCGCCACAGCCGGTACCGCGTCGGGCCCGAGCGGGCCGAGCTGCGCAGCGGCATCCTCTTCGTCAAGCACCGCTCCCTGAGCCGGGAGCGCATACGCTCCGTCGACCTCGTCGCCCACCCCCTGCTGCGCCTCCTCGGACTGGTGGAGGTCCGCATCGGCACCGGCGAGCAGAGCGCGGGCCAGGAGGCCACGCTCGAACTGCGGCCCGTGCGCAGGGCGGAGGGCGAGCGACTGCGGCGCGAGCTGCTCAGCCGGGCGGCGCCGGACGGAGCGTCCGACGTGGAGGGCACGATCGCCTCCCTCGACCCGCGCTGGATCCGGTATGCCCCGCTGTCCTTCGTGACCTCCGCGCTCGCCGCCGCGGCGGGCGGCGCGGTGATGCAGGTCAGCGAGTGGTTCGGGGTGCAGGAGGACGTCATCGAGTGGGTGGGTGACGTGTTCCGCGGGATGTCCGTGACGGGGATGGTGCTCGCGCTGATCGCGATCGGGCTCGCCGCCGGGTCGGTGGGCGCGCTCGGGCTGTGGATCGAGATGTGGTGGAACTACCGCCTGGAGCGGGAGCCGGGCGGGACGCTGCGGGTGCGGCGCGGGCTGTTGACGACCCGCTCGATCTCCCTGGAGGAGGCGCGGCTGCGCGGTGTCGACGTGGTGGAGCCGCTGGGCCTGCGCCTGTCGGGCGCGGCGCGGGTGGACGCGGTCGCCACGGGTCTGTCGCGCCGCGACGAGGAGGACCAGGCGGGGCCGAGCACGCTGCTGCCCGCCGCGCCCCGACGGCTCGCCGATGAGGTCGCGGCGCAGGTCCTGCGGGAGCCGGTGACGCCCACGGCGGCGCCTCTCGCGCCGCATCCGCGGGCGGCGCGGGCCCGCCGGATCCGGTGGGCGGTGTCGGCCGCGCTCGCGCCCGCGCTGGTCCTGCTGCTGCTCGGGGCGCTGCTCGACGTGCGGGTGCTCATGTATCTGGGGGTGGGCACGGCCGTGGTGCTCGTGCCGGTCGCGGTGGCGCTTGCCTGCGACGCGTACCGCAGCCTGGGGCACGCGCTCGACGCCGACTACCTCGTCGTACGGTCCGGGACCCTGCGCCGCTCCACGGTGGCGCTGCGGCGCGGCGGGGTCATCGGGTGGACCGTCAAGCAGTCCGTGCTGCAGCGCCGCGCCGGTCTGGTGACGCTGAGCGCGACGACGGCAGCGGGCGCCCAGGCGTACGCGGCGTACGACGTGGGGGAAGCGGAGGGCCTCGCCTTCGCGGAGCGAGCGGTACCGGGACTGCTCGCTCCGTTCCTGGAGAGCCGCAAGCCCTAG
- a CDS encoding aminotransferase class I/II-fold pyridoxal phosphate-dependent enzyme, with protein sequence MTTELSPDAPALDGLLEQARKDYDALAARGLSLDLTRGKPAPEQLDLAAPLLSLPGAHHTAANGTDVRNYGGLQGLPELREIFAELLQVPADRLLALGNSSLELMHDCIVHALLGVLPGAESRWVDQERIAFLCPVPGYDRHFGLCERFGIEMIPVPMTADGPDMDEVERLVAEDPAVKGIWCVPKYSNPDGVVYSDETVARLAAMPTAAPDFRIFWDNAYAAHHLTDEPAEIADLLAACAAAGHEDRAFVFGSTSKITAAGAGVAFFGSSPANVKWLLANNQKRSIGPDKVNQLRHVMFLKDADGVRAHMERQRALLQPKFETVARILESELGGTGLATWTSPKGGYFVTLTVPDGCAKEVVRRAAEAGIVLTPAGATHPHGDDPRDAVIRVAPSYPGLPELDQAIKGLTVCVRLVGYEKQAAAN encoded by the coding sequence ATGACCACCGAGCTGAGCCCCGACGCCCCGGCCCTCGACGGCCTGCTGGAGCAGGCCCGGAAGGACTACGACGCCCTCGCCGCACGCGGGCTCTCCCTCGACCTGACCCGGGGCAAGCCCGCCCCCGAGCAGCTCGACCTCGCCGCGCCCCTGCTCAGCCTGCCCGGCGCCCACCACACCGCGGCCAACGGCACCGACGTCCGCAACTACGGCGGCCTCCAGGGCCTGCCCGAGCTCCGCGAGATATTCGCCGAGCTGCTGCAGGTGCCCGCGGACCGGCTGCTCGCCCTCGGCAACTCCAGCCTGGAGCTGATGCACGACTGCATCGTGCACGCCCTCCTCGGCGTGCTGCCCGGCGCCGAGTCGCGCTGGGTGGACCAGGAGCGCATCGCGTTCCTGTGCCCCGTGCCCGGCTACGACCGGCACTTCGGCCTCTGCGAGCGGTTCGGCATCGAGATGATCCCCGTGCCGATGACGGCCGACGGACCCGACATGGACGAGGTCGAGCGGCTCGTCGCCGAGGACCCGGCGGTCAAGGGCATCTGGTGCGTGCCGAAGTACAGCAACCCCGACGGCGTCGTCTACAGCGACGAGACCGTGGCGCGCCTCGCCGCGATGCCCACCGCCGCCCCCGACTTCCGCATCTTCTGGGACAACGCGTACGCGGCCCACCACCTCACCGACGAGCCCGCCGAGATCGCGGACCTGCTCGCCGCGTGTGCCGCCGCCGGGCACGAGGACCGCGCGTTCGTCTTCGGCTCCACCTCGAAGATCACCGCAGCGGGCGCGGGCGTCGCCTTCTTCGGCTCGTCGCCCGCCAACGTGAAGTGGCTCCTCGCCAACAACCAGAAGCGGTCGATCGGCCCCGACAAGGTCAACCAGCTGCGGCACGTCATGTTCCTGAAGGACGCGGACGGCGTACGCGCCCACATGGAGCGCCAGCGCGCCCTGCTGCAGCCCAAGTTCGAGACGGTCGCGCGGATCCTGGAGTCCGAGCTCGGCGGGACCGGCCTCGCGACCTGGACGTCCCCCAAGGGCGGGTACTTCGTGACGCTCACCGTCCCGGACGGCTGCGCCAAGGAGGTCGTGCGCCGCGCCGCCGAAGCGGGCATCGTGCTCACCCCGGCCGGCGCGACGCACCCGCACGGCGACGACCCGCGCGACGCGGTCATCCGCGTGGCGCCGAGCTACCCCGGCCTCCCGGAGCTCGATCAGGCGATCAAGGGGCTCACCGTGTGCGTGCGTCTCGTCGGGTACGAGAAGCAGGCCGCCGCGAACTAG
- a CDS encoding DUF397 domain-containing protein, whose translation MRKYDLSGARWRKSSYSSGDESDNCVEVADGVPHVVPVRDSKVPQGPALIIGAGAWTAFVAMVAG comes from the coding sequence ATGCGCAAGTACGACCTGAGCGGCGCCCGCTGGCGCAAGAGCAGTTACAGCAGCGGCGATGAGAGTGACAACTGCGTCGAGGTCGCCGACGGAGTCCCCCACGTCGTCCCCGTACGGGACAGCAAGGTCCCCCAGGGTCCCGCCCTGATCATCGGCGCCGGCGCCTGGACCGCGTTCGTGGCGATGGTCGCCGGGTAA
- a CDS encoding AIM24 family protein, producing MKSDLFSSDHMAQPAHAPGMTLQNAKSIKYAVNGEMHARQGAMIAYRGELQFERKSQGVGGMLKRAVTGEGLPLMAVRGQGEAWFAHEAQNCFIVDVEPGDVLTVNGRNVLCFDATLSYEIKTVKGAGMTGGGLFNSVFTGAGRLGLVCEGTPLVIPVSPQQPVYVDTDAVVGWTAHLSTSLHRSQSIGSMIRGGSGEAVQLKLEGEGYVIVRPSEATPQKAQQH from the coding sequence ATGAAGAGTGACTTGTTCTCCAGTGACCACATGGCCCAGCCGGCTCACGCGCCCGGCATGACCCTTCAGAACGCCAAGTCCATCAAGTACGCGGTCAACGGCGAGATGCACGCCCGGCAGGGCGCGATGATCGCCTACCGCGGCGAGCTCCAGTTCGAGCGGAAGAGCCAGGGCGTCGGCGGCATGCTCAAGCGGGCGGTGACCGGCGAGGGGCTGCCGCTGATGGCCGTGCGCGGACAGGGCGAGGCGTGGTTCGCGCACGAGGCGCAGAACTGCTTCATCGTCGACGTCGAGCCCGGCGACGTCCTCACCGTCAACGGCCGCAACGTCCTCTGTTTCGACGCGACCCTCTCGTACGAGATCAAGACGGTGAAGGGCGCGGGCATGACCGGCGGCGGTCTGTTCAACAGCGTCTTCACCGGCGCGGGCCGCCTCGGTCTCGTGTGTGAGGGCACGCCGTTGGTGATTCCCGTGTCGCCGCAGCAGCCCGTGTACGTCGACACGGACGCGGTGGTCGGCTGGACCGCCCACCTCTCCACCTCCCTGCACCGCTCGCAGTCCATCGGGTCGATGATCCGCGGCGGCTCCGGCGAGGCGGTGCAGCTGAAGCTGGAGGGCGAGGGGTACGTCATCGTGCGGCCGAGCGAGGCGACTCCGCAGAAGGCTCAGCAGCACTGA
- a CDS encoding MFS transporter, which translates to MSSITTTPPTPLAEGTPSVPPRRRYGLRAAWIMMASGWSANQFSALLGAYRSELGLSESAVTGLFALYVVGLVPGLLVCGPLADRVGRRPVALTALALNLLSTGALMLGAGATGWLWPGRFVTGVSAGALLAAGSAWIKELSSEPYVPLDPRTASTASRRAGLFVSAGFASGGLVAALIARWAGAPMVTAYVPHLLLAAGAGLAALTAPETGTRHRGPHTEQPPGVGRLFRRAVLPVAPWVFAAPSVGFVTLPGLVHGGLVHTGAATALVPGTGLLVQPLARRVAKRHRLATAVAGLLVITVGFGAAALAAATEDPPTALAAAAVLGAGYGFVLTYGLTEVTALAPPHRLARLTAYFWTAAYVGMLAPYAMTLLSGAVPPPALLGAAAALAALSCVLLITLHARRPDPALG; encoded by the coding sequence ATGAGCAGCATCACCACCACTCCGCCCACGCCCCTCGCAGAAGGGACCCCCTCCGTCCCGCCCCGCCGCCGGTACGGGCTACGGGCGGCCTGGATCATGATGGCCTCCGGGTGGAGCGCCAACCAGTTCTCCGCGCTGCTCGGCGCCTACCGCTCCGAGCTCGGCCTCTCCGAGTCCGCCGTCACCGGCCTCTTCGCCCTGTACGTCGTCGGGCTCGTCCCGGGCCTCCTGGTGTGCGGGCCGCTGGCCGACCGCGTCGGGCGGCGCCCGGTCGCGCTGACGGCACTCGCGCTGAACCTGCTCTCCACCGGCGCGCTGATGCTGGGCGCGGGAGCCACGGGGTGGCTGTGGCCCGGCCGGTTCGTCACCGGGGTGAGCGCGGGTGCGCTGCTCGCGGCGGGCAGCGCGTGGATCAAGGAGCTGTCCTCGGAGCCGTACGTCCCCCTCGATCCGAGGACCGCTTCGACCGCCTCGCGCCGCGCCGGGCTCTTCGTCTCGGCCGGGTTCGCCTCCGGGGGGCTCGTGGCGGCGCTGATCGCCCGGTGGGCCGGAGCACCGATGGTCACGGCGTACGTACCGCACCTGCTGCTCGCGGCCGGCGCGGGCCTCGCCGCGCTGACCGCCCCCGAGACGGGCACCCGGCACCGGGGACCGCACACGGAGCAGCCCCCCGGCGTCGGACGCCTCTTCCGGCGCGCCGTCCTCCCCGTCGCCCCCTGGGTCTTCGCCGCCCCCAGCGTCGGCTTCGTGACGCTCCCCGGCCTCGTGCACGGCGGCCTCGTCCACACCGGCGCCGCCACCGCCCTCGTCCCAGGCACCGGCCTGCTCGTGCAGCCCCTCGCCCGCCGCGTCGCGAAGCGGCACCGCCTCGCGACCGCCGTCGCGGGCCTGCTCGTCATCACCGTCGGGTTCGGCGCCGCCGCCCTCGCCGCGGCGACGGAGGACCCGCCGACCGCCCTCGCCGCCGCCGCGGTGCTCGGCGCGGGCTACGGCTTCGTCCTGACGTACGGCCTCACCGAGGTCACCGCCCTCGCCCCGCCGCACCGGCTCGCCCGCCTCACCGCGTACTTCTGGACGGCCGCGTACGTCGGGATGCTCGCGCCCTACGCGATGACGCTCCTGTCCGGCGCGGTGCCGCCCCCCGCCCTCCTCGGCGCGGCGGCCGCCCTCGCGGCCCTGTCCTGTGTGCTCCTGATCACGCTCCACGCACGGCGTCCGGACCCGGCGCTGGGGTAG